A genome region from Solanum pennellii chromosome 12, SPENNV200 includes the following:
- the LOC114075282 gene encoding uncharacterized protein LOC114075282: MKQKTSKSSKDRYWTRQRVEPSRAEIVEVRSVDSPSRSLTIKSDKVNADGHLLGSQRERPQVSEDSTTISRPKAKSISNIDKEQNSSSTSRGQTMKQLTPNSNELSRVLPKINGYMSVFVAKGVLFNHKRKYISGLWEEICGKLSRTSLNKISSYKDDIYEIFKEMSEMNFLDISPLKCLVDSLFDHAISYAKEHSQGT, encoded by the exons atgAAACAAAAAACAAGCAAATCTAGCAAGGATCGATATTGGACGAGGCAAAGAGTTGAACCATCTAGGGCTGAAATTGTAGAAGTCCGAAGTGTCGATAGTCCATCTAGATCATTGACAATTAAGAGTGACaag gtTAACGCTGACGGACATCTACTGGGATCACAACGTGAAAGGCCACAAGTTAGCGAAGATTCTACCACGATATCGAGACCTAAGGCAAAATCAATATCAAATATCGATAAAGAgcaaaattcatcatctacttCTCGTGGCCAAACTATGAAACAGTTGACTCCTAATTCAAATGAGCTTTCCCGAGTTCTTCCCAAGATTAATGGTTATATGTCTGTCTTCGTAGCAAAAGGTGTTTTGTTCAATCACAAAAGGAAGTACATCTCGGGTCTTTGGGAAGAGATCTGTGGAAAACTTTCAAGAACTTCTCTAAACAAAATTTCATCTTACAAAGatgatatttatgaaattttcaaggAGATGAGTGAGATGAATTTTTTAGATATTTCACCACTGAAGTGCTTGGTAGATTCTCTATTTGATCATGCTATTTCTTATGCCAAAGAACACTCACAAGGCACGTGA